One genomic segment of Profundibacter amoris includes these proteins:
- a CDS encoding dynamin family protein, which translates to MNVPSRDEAIRSVTAREMDRLSRWASRKPVIALMGEFSSGKSTLLNMLVGQSILPTQVTATRLPPVWLRHGDKSPFWVDRNGDRHDVAIDDLSSVPVKEARYIRIYAISEQLEKCDLIDTPGISDPNIPTDSWINTIGYANSVLWCTHAGQAWRESERSQWEALPERLRENSLLLVTRADKIVSREDLDKINRRLQRETNDLFSSHRFISLTLALRARQGEDQNNLWVRSGGEAFMKSLDGIIARINQKRQKELGRYRSTGGPVGAVRDNVSILRPTRVRPNDPARQKARLDATDATNLRSGALGPVAEGEDETAVDRETDDILAEAEKPMVLEKTEEVSSVEVEMKASDVPDDETVAEAIEEPIEVEEVLQNIEAPNPEEYIADNAGEPANVMGETQAPINELQETDDQHDDAEDQVDDAENQATTDGQPEEQAVDVEEDARLFLDQMSKMGDIQSDDTILEPDANEEIQEKEAEAKDILNVVSKIAAVSDEGPEANVSDEVTAEKADSEYERSQSPSEVWKEILASQDIETMPQMIEAISQLLERLDRKHFDSEAA; encoded by the coding sequence ATGAACGTACCTAGTCGAGATGAAGCCATCCGTTCCGTGACGGCGAGAGAAATGGACCGGCTTTCGCGCTGGGCCAGCCGCAAGCCGGTCATTGCTCTGATGGGGGAATTCAGTTCGGGTAAGTCAACTTTGTTGAACATGCTGGTTGGCCAGTCAATTTTGCCAACGCAAGTTACCGCCACCCGGTTGCCGCCCGTATGGTTGCGGCATGGGGACAAGTCGCCTTTCTGGGTCGATCGCAATGGGGACCGGCATGATGTGGCAATTGATGATCTGTCATCGGTTCCTGTTAAAGAAGCGCGATATATCCGCATTTACGCCATCTCAGAACAGTTGGAAAAATGCGATCTGATCGACACCCCCGGTATTTCGGACCCGAACATTCCAACCGATAGCTGGATCAACACGATTGGTTATGCCAACTCGGTTCTGTGGTGCACCCACGCCGGTCAGGCATGGCGTGAAAGCGAACGCAGCCAGTGGGAGGCCCTGCCTGAACGGCTGCGCGAGAACAGCCTGCTATTGGTGACCCGTGCCGACAAGATCGTTTCGCGCGAGGATCTGGATAAAATCAACCGACGCCTGCAACGTGAAACCAACGATTTGTTCAGCTCGCATCGCTTCATTTCGTTGACGCTGGCCTTGCGTGCCCGCCAAGGAGAGGACCAGAACAACCTGTGGGTCAGAAGTGGCGGCGAGGCTTTTATGAAAAGCCTCGATGGGATAATCGCAAGAATTAACCAGAAGCGCCAAAAGGAATTGGGGCGTTACCGGTCTACCGGCGGGCCTGTTGGCGCCGTTCGCGACAATGTTTCAATTCTTCGCCCGACCCGCGTCCGGCCGAATGATCCAGCAAGGCAGAAGGCGCGTCTGGATGCAACGGATGCTACAAACCTGCGCAGTGGTGCCTTGGGTCCGGTTGCTGAGGGTGAGGACGAAACCGCAGTTGATCGGGAAACGGATGACATTCTGGCCGAGGCCGAAAAGCCCATGGTGCTGGAAAAAACCGAAGAAGTTTCATCTGTAGAAGTGGAAATGAAGGCATCCGACGTGCCGGATGATGAAACTGTAGCGGAAGCGATTGAAGAGCCGATTGAGGTCGAGGAAGTCCTGCAAAATATCGAGGCCCCCAACCCCGAAGAATATATCGCGGACAATGCCGGGGAACCAGCAAACGTAATGGGTGAAACGCAAGCGCCTATCAACGAGTTGCAGGAAACTGATGATCAACATGATGATGCGGAAGACCAGGTTGATGATGCCGAAAACCAAGCGACAACAGATGGTCAGCCAGAAGAGCAGGCCGTTGATGTAGAAGAAGACGCGCGTTTGTTTCTGGATCAGATGAGCAAAATGGGTGATATTCAGAGCGACGATACAATTCTGGAACCCGATGCCAACGAGGAGATTCAGGAGAAAGAGGCCGAGGCCAAAGATATCCTGAATGTTGTCTCGAAAATCGCTGCCGTGTCCGACGAGGGCCCCGAGGCGAATGTTTCGGATGAGGTAACAGCCGAGAAGGCAGATAGCGAATATGAGCGCTCACAGTCCCCCAGTGAAGTCTGGAAGGAGATTCTGGCCTCGCAGGATATTGAAACCATGCCGCAAATGATCGAAGCCATTTCACAGTTGCTTGAGCGGCTTGATCGCAAACATTTTGATTCTGAAGCAGCCTGA
- a CDS encoding heavy metal translocating P-type ATPase, whose translation MSDSKTLSLQVTGLNCASCSGRAEKALNAVEGVETATVNLAAETAQITYSDPATTETLINALSDAGYPAATQEVTLEIEGMSCASCVGRVDKALAAADGVLDVSVNLATETATIRYAAKATDVAILIKIATDSGYPAKVKSGDQADVDDKAERKAEEISHLGRLTIIAAILAFPVFAVEMGGHFIPGVRDWVNATIGDQNSRYMQFVLTTLVLFGPGLRFYKLGIPALLKGAPEMNSLVALGTAAAYSFSVVATFLPNLLPEGTANVYFEAAAVIIVLILLGRYLEARAKGRTGEAIRKLVGLQAKTARVERGGEVVELPLDLIVQGDIIHVRPGEKIAVDGEVISGHSYVEESMITGEPIPVEKSEGAEVIGSTINGEGALVFRATNVGADTVLAQIIQMVEQAQGAKLPIQGLVDKITAIFVPIVLVLAALTVLVWLGFGPDPALGFALVAGVSVLIIACPCAMGLATPTSIMVGTGRAAEMGVLFRKGDALQMLQEARIVALDKTGTLTEGHPELTDYSIGKGFIYDDVLRIAAAVEGTSEHPIAKAIVRAAKAKNMTLPMVDDFTSITGYGVQATVDGKQVLIGADRLMTREKIPLKGFQAQGDALGKDGKTPLYIAIDGVAAAAIAVSDPIKPTTREAIKALHDLGLKVAMITGDNQGTANAIAAELGIDHVVAEVLPDGKVAALEELRKGGTKLAYVGDGINDAPALATADVGIAIGTGTDVAIEAADVVLMSGDLNGVVNAFDISQRTMRNIRQNLFWAFAYNVVLVPVAAGVLYPFYGILLSPMLAAGAMSLSSVFVLTNALRLRWVKPAQANTGATADGETNTPGLRGSLEVQA comes from the coding sequence ATGAGCGATTCCAAAACCCTATCCCTACAAGTCACCGGCCTGAACTGCGCCTCATGTTCAGGCCGTGCCGAAAAAGCGCTGAACGCGGTTGAAGGCGTGGAAACGGCGACCGTCAATCTGGCCGCCGAAACCGCACAGATCACCTATTCCGATCCGGCCACCACCGAAACCCTGATCAACGCGCTTTCTGATGCGGGCTATCCCGCCGCGACCCAAGAAGTGACACTGGAAATCGAAGGCATGTCCTGTGCCTCCTGCGTGGGGCGTGTGGACAAGGCATTGGCGGCAGCAGACGGGGTGCTGGATGTCTCGGTCAATCTGGCCACCGAAACCGCCACCATCCGCTATGCCGCCAAGGCCACCGATGTGGCCATCCTGATCAAAATAGCCACCGACTCGGGCTATCCCGCCAAGGTGAAATCGGGCGATCAGGCCGATGTAGATGACAAGGCCGAGCGCAAGGCCGAGGAAATCAGCCACCTTGGACGGCTGACCATAATCGCCGCAATCCTTGCCTTTCCGGTGTTTGCCGTTGAAATGGGCGGCCATTTCATCCCCGGCGTGCGCGACTGGGTGAACGCCACCATTGGCGATCAAAACAGCCGCTACATGCAATTCGTCCTGACCACGCTGGTGCTGTTTGGTCCCGGCCTGCGGTTCTACAAACTGGGCATCCCCGCCCTGCTGAAAGGCGCGCCGGAAATGAATTCGCTGGTCGCCCTTGGCACCGCCGCCGCCTACAGTTTTTCTGTGGTGGCGACCTTCCTGCCAAACCTGCTGCCCGAAGGCACCGCAAATGTCTATTTCGAGGCCGCCGCCGTGATCATCGTGCTGATCCTGCTGGGCCGTTACCTCGAGGCCCGCGCCAAGGGGCGCACCGGCGAAGCGATCCGCAAGCTGGTTGGCCTACAAGCCAAAACCGCACGGGTTGAACGGGGTGGCGAGGTTGTCGAACTGCCGCTGGACCTGATCGTGCAAGGCGACATCATCCATGTACGTCCCGGTGAAAAGATTGCGGTGGATGGCGAGGTAATCAGCGGCCATTCCTATGTCGAGGAAAGCATGATCACCGGTGAGCCGATACCGGTTGAAAAATCCGAAGGTGCCGAAGTGATCGGTAGCACCATCAACGGCGAAGGTGCTTTGGTGTTTCGCGCCACCAATGTGGGGGCCGATACGGTGCTGGCGCAGATCATCCAGATGGTCGAACAGGCGCAGGGGGCCAAGCTGCCAATTCAGGGGCTGGTCGATAAAATCACCGCCATCTTTGTGCCAATCGTGCTGGTTCTGGCCGCGCTGACCGTGCTGGTCTGGCTGGGCTTCGGCCCTGACCCTGCCCTTGGCTTTGCGCTGGTTGCGGGTGTTTCCGTTCTGATCATCGCCTGCCCCTGCGCGATGGGTCTGGCCACGCCGACCTCGATCATGGTGGGCACCGGACGGGCCGCCGAAATGGGCGTGCTATTTCGCAAGGGCGACGCTCTGCAAATGCTGCAAGAGGCCCGCATCGTGGCATTGGACAAAACCGGCACCCTGACCGAAGGCCACCCGGAATTGACCGATTATTCCATTGGCAAAGGGTTTATCTATGACGATGTTTTGCGCATTGCGGCGGCGGTCGAGGGCACTTCGGAACATCCGATTGCCAAGGCGATTGTGCGGGCGGCCAAGGCGAAAAACATGACCTTGCCGATGGTGGATGATTTCACCTCGATCACCGGATACGGGGTGCAGGCCACAGTGGATGGCAAACAGGTTCTGATCGGCGCCGACCGTCTGATGACCCGCGAAAAAATCCCGCTAAAGGGGTTTCAGGCGCAGGGTGATGCCTTGGGCAAAGACGGCAAAACGCCGTTATATATTGCCATTGACGGAGTGGCGGCGGCGGCAATTGCCGTGTCGGACCCGATCAAACCAACCACCCGCGAGGCGATCAAGGCGCTGCATGATCTGGGGTTGAAAGTGGCAATGATCACCGGCGACAACCAGGGAACCGCGAATGCGATTGCCGCTGAACTGGGCATTGACCATGTGGTGGCCGAAGTCCTGCCCGACGGCAAAGTCGCGGCACTGGAAGAATTACGCAAGGGCGGCACCAAACTGGCCTATGTGGGTGACGGCATCAATGACGCGCCTGCGCTGGCCACAGCGGATGTGGGTATCGCCATTGGCACCGGCACGGATGTGGCAATTGAAGCGGCGGATGTGGTGCTGATGTCGGGGGATTTGAACGGGGTGGTGAACGCATTCGACATCAGCCAGCGCACAATGCGCAATATCAGGCAGAACCTGTTCTGGGCGTTTGCTTATAACGTGGTGCTGGTGCCGGTGGCGGCGGGGGTTCTTTATCCGTTTTACGGCATCCTGTTATCGCCGATGCTGGCGGCAGGGGCCATGTCACTGTCCAGCGTGTTCGTGCTGACCAACGCGCTGCGACTGCGCTGGGTGAAGCCTGCGCAAGCAAACACGGGCGCAACGGCGGATGGGGAAACAAACACCCCCGGCTTGCGCGGCTCATTGGAAGTGCAGGCCTGA
- a CDS encoding dynamin family protein has protein sequence MKHSAIEQKQLSFLQDFIAKTDPDLGSIPKEAGPLRQLARKLFNRLRTPVRFIVAGEFSAGKSTLTNLLVGKNLIPTSVLASELPPLLFRYGATTQIAAGWWDQKKLMPVKDVDFDAAVKMDPDFILVTTPNPFLKDINIFDSPGTSDPLSNDSKMQHLVKSSEATIWCTNAVQAWRESERYTWSSLPAINRKNSILAVTHTDLPAVKRGIDRVMARVQKEAGEFFKTIVPVAAPKASKAAPDGVVQDKEAWAAHGGEAIFTAIREIAEPIREKKLADATAIIESQLIPFFERLKSRDSADEATSKAPIQPLELKAGGAKTQAEVPESPLLAEWNNKTRDLIATIEKSDDTDVSKLIQSSCNIVMEMTDTLTLIDPQTPEIEWLTNQFQEALDQLFLMQLETGDEPLETTTLLLLQLSRDMEQATTRTNISRVS, from the coding sequence ATGAAACATTCAGCAATCGAGCAAAAGCAGCTTTCGTTCCTGCAAGATTTTATTGCCAAGACAGACCCCGACCTGGGTTCGATACCAAAAGAAGCAGGCCCCCTGCGGCAGCTTGCCCGAAAGCTGTTCAACCGGTTGCGCACGCCAGTAAGGTTCATTGTCGCCGGGGAATTCAGTGCAGGAAAATCAACGCTTACAAATCTGCTGGTGGGTAAAAATTTGATCCCGACCAGTGTTTTGGCCAGTGAACTGCCGCCGTTGTTGTTTCGCTATGGTGCCACAACGCAAATTGCCGCTGGTTGGTGGGATCAGAAGAAACTGATGCCGGTTAAGGATGTAGATTTCGATGCAGCCGTAAAGATGGATCCGGATTTCATTCTGGTAACAACCCCCAATCCATTCCTGAAGGATATCAACATCTTTGATAGTCCGGGGACAAGCGACCCACTTAGCAATGACAGCAAGATGCAGCATCTTGTCAAAAGCTCCGAGGCGACGATCTGGTGCACGAATGCAGTCCAGGCCTGGCGCGAGAGTGAGCGTTATACCTGGTCCAGCCTGCCTGCAATTAACCGTAAGAACAGCATTCTGGCCGTCACCCATACTGATCTGCCAGCCGTTAAACGTGGCATAGACAGGGTTATGGCGCGTGTTCAAAAAGAGGCCGGAGAGTTTTTTAAAACCATCGTGCCCGTCGCTGCGCCCAAGGCGTCAAAGGCGGCTCCTGACGGGGTTGTTCAGGATAAAGAAGCCTGGGCGGCGCATGGCGGCGAAGCAATATTCACAGCTATCAGGGAAATAGCAGAGCCAATTCGGGAAAAGAAACTGGCAGACGCAACCGCTATTATCGAGAGCCAACTTATCCCCTTTTTCGAGAGGCTGAAGTCGCGAGATAGTGCAGACGAGGCCACAAGCAAGGCACCAATTCAGCCACTGGAATTAAAGGCAGGTGGTGCAAAGACACAGGCAGAGGTTCCGGAATCCCCGCTATTGGCGGAGTGGAACAACAAGACACGGGATCTCATTGCCACCATCGAAAAATCCGATGACACGGATGTAAGCAAGCTCATTCAATCCAGTTGCAATATTGTGATGGAGATGACGGATACGCTGACACTGATTGATCCGCAAACCCCGGAAATTGAATGGCTCACAAACCAGTTTCAGGAGGCGTTGGACCAATTGTTCCTGATGCAACTTGAAACCGGCGACGAGCCGCTGGAAACAACCACGCTTCTTTTGTTGCAGCTAAGCCGCGATATGGAACAGGCCACCACACGGACAAATATTTCCCGTGTAAGTTAA
- a CDS encoding LacI family DNA-binding transcriptional regulator translates to MSSPTTPPKRPLTLRDVSEASGVSEMTVSRVLRNRGDVSDATRLKVTEAAKRLGYVPNKIAGALASQRVNLVAVIIPSLSNMVFPEVLTSINEVLDETPLQPVFGVTNYQPEKEESVLFEMLSWRPSGVIIAGLEHTDAARAMMRNADVPIVEIMDLDGDPIDAIVGVSQRRAGREMAEAIIKAGYREIGFMGTNMPLDHRARKRFEGFSEALADAGIEISDQEFYSGGSALVKGREMTEAILKRSPDLDFLYYSNDMIGAGGLLYCLANGIDVPGQVGLAGFNGVELLNGLPKQLATMDAERHKIGRAAAEIIAARSRGEDAPQRVELTPKLQFGDTLIRS, encoded by the coding sequence GTGTCATCGCCGACCACACCGCCCAAACGCCCGCTGACCCTGCGCGACGTCTCCGAGGCCTCGGGCGTGAGCGAAATGACCGTCAGCCGTGTTTTGCGCAATCGCGGCGATGTGTCGGACGCCACCCGCCTGAAAGTCACTGAAGCGGCCAAACGGCTGGGCTATGTCCCCAACAAGATCGCCGGCGCGCTGGCCAGCCAGCGGGTCAATCTGGTGGCGGTGATTATACCGTCCCTTTCAAACATGGTATTCCCCGAGGTCCTGACCAGCATCAACGAGGTGCTGGACGAAACCCCGTTGCAGCCGGTGTTCGGCGTCACCAACTACCAGCCGGAAAAAGAGGAATCCGTGCTGTTTGAAATGTTGTCGTGGCGCCCTTCCGGCGTTATCATCGCCGGTCTGGAACACACCGACGCCGCCCGCGCCATGATGCGCAACGCCGATGTACCGATTGTGGAAATCATGGATCTGGACGGCGACCCGATAGATGCCATCGTTGGTGTGTCACAACGCCGCGCAGGCCGCGAAATGGCCGAAGCCATCATCAAGGCGGGCTATCGCGAAATCGGCTTTATGGGCACCAACATGCCGCTGGACCACCGCGCCCGCAAACGGTTCGAAGGGTTTAGCGAAGCGCTGGCCGATGCCGGAATCGAGATTTCCGATCAGGAATTCTATTCTGGCGGCTCGGCACTGGTAAAGGGCCGCGAGATGACCGAGGCAATTCTGAAACGTTCGCCCGATCTGGATTTTCTGTATTATTCCAACGATATGATCGGGGCTGGCGGGTTGCTCTATTGTCTGGCCAACGGCATTGATGTGCCCGGACAGGTCGGGCTGGCTGGGTTCAACGGGGTTGAACTGTTGAATGGTCTGCCCAAACAACTGGCCACAATGGACGCCGAGCGCCATAAAATTGGCCGCGCCGCCGCTGAAATCATCGCCGCCCGTTCCCGTGGCGAAGACGCGCCGCAGCGGGTTGAACTGACGCCAAAGCTGCAATTCGGCGACACGTTAATACGCTCTTGA
- a CDS encoding dynamin family protein translates to MDSQAGVKNNHLLKMRAEVLSGFISALDEVRVAATCLADDNDERISKRGAGLIRKIDSFAPSITLIGQVKAGKTALVNAMVGIPGLLPSDVNPWTSVVTELQVNRKLADGDRKARFTFFNRSEWDNLVSTGGRLGELAGRAGATEEAEKVQQQIVEMRDKTEARLGSSFELLLGKSHKYGYYDNELIQRYVCVGDPDDEELDPSNKRGRFADITKSAELAVEIPQFPISMRFRDTPGVNDTFMVREQATLKSLRGSEICLVVLSAHQALNTTDMALIRMMSNFEKRQVILYVNRIDELENPSEQIAEIRENIRETLKTFSVSEDSEIVFGSAKWAEAALSGDLDALSEDSQNALLNYASARPEVDAADSNDHTWILSGIPALMEAVYKRVLEGSGKRLVDSMGSQLSNIYNEIKAEKSAVHQLHDSGEVVLLETDEVKQALEDLSKDSAAKLQKTVDTLRNNLHARLDRAQSSFVRRATDALIAHLDRFGEQDTWQYDATGLRLLFRSAYVQFAATLKKQAATLYADTATSIEDIYYRAVGVEIDGFKIEAPAVPTAPPPVVLARTIALDLNSNWWRRWWQKRKGFEAFAKDYSSLIQAEVASLVQELEGSQISEVLDEVQRRLHDFVQEQRDTLVIISENRGKEPLLLVNKTSDKSVQIALEDALAAIEKFAA, encoded by the coding sequence ATGGATTCTCAAGCAGGCGTAAAAAACAATCATCTTCTAAAGATGAGAGCAGAAGTATTATCCGGATTCATCAGTGCACTAGATGAGGTGCGGGTTGCTGCAACATGTCTGGCTGATGACAATGACGAGCGTATATCAAAACGCGGTGCCGGCCTGATACGCAAGATCGACAGCTTTGCCCCCAGCATCACTCTGATTGGCCAGGTCAAGGCGGGTAAGACCGCATTGGTCAATGCCATGGTGGGCATCCCCGGTTTACTGCCATCTGATGTAAATCCCTGGACATCGGTTGTAACCGAATTGCAGGTTAACCGGAAATTGGCTGATGGTGACCGCAAGGCACGGTTTACGTTCTTCAATCGCAGTGAATGGGACAATCTGGTTTCAACCGGTGGGCGACTGGGTGAGCTGGCCGGACGCGCCGGTGCAACCGAAGAAGCCGAAAAGGTACAGCAACAAATCGTAGAAATGCGCGACAAAACCGAGGCCCGTCTGGGTAGCAGTTTTGAGCTGTTGCTGGGGAAATCCCATAAGTATGGTTATTACGACAACGAATTGATTCAGCGTTATGTTTGCGTTGGCGATCCCGACGACGAAGAACTGGATCCAAGCAACAAGCGGGGGCGGTTTGCGGATATCACCAAGTCGGCCGAGCTGGCGGTGGAAATCCCGCAGTTTCCAATTTCGATGCGGTTTCGCGACACACCCGGTGTGAATGATACATTTATGGTGCGGGAACAGGCCACATTGAAAAGCCTGCGCGGTTCGGAAATCTGTCTGGTTGTTTTATCGGCACACCAAGCCCTGAACACCACCGATATGGCTTTGATCCGGATGATGTCGAACTTTGAAAAACGGCAGGTTATCCTGTATGTGAACCGGATCGACGAGCTGGAGAATCCGAGCGAACAAATCGCCGAGATCCGTGAAAATATCCGGGAAACACTAAAGACATTTTCGGTGTCGGAAGACAGCGAAATTGTTTTCGGTAGTGCCAAGTGGGCAGAAGCAGCCCTGTCCGGTGATCTGGATGCGCTAAGCGAAGACAGCCAGAATGCCCTGTTGAATTATGCATCTGCCCGACCAGAAGTAGACGCGGCCGATTCGAATGACCACACATGGATCCTGTCGGGGATTCCAGCGTTGATGGAGGCTGTTTACAAACGTGTTCTGGAAGGATCCGGGAAGCGTCTGGTGGACAGCATGGGATCACAGCTCTCGAATATCTATAATGAAATTAAAGCCGAGAAAAGCGCCGTACATCAGCTACATGACAGTGGCGAAGTCGTTCTTCTGGAAACAGACGAGGTTAAGCAGGCGCTGGAAGATTTGTCCAAGGACAGTGCTGCCAAACTACAGAAAACCGTTGATACATTGCGCAATAACCTGCATGCGCGTCTGGATCGCGCCCAGAGCAGTTTTGTTCGTCGGGCCACGGATGCGCTGATTGCCCATCTGGATCGCTTCGGGGAGCAGGATACCTGGCAATATGATGCAACTGGCCTGCGCTTGTTGTTCCGGTCGGCCTATGTCCAGTTTGCGGCGACATTGAAGAAACAGGCTGCAACCCTCTATGCCGATACTGCAACATCAATCGAGGATATCTATTACCGCGCGGTCGGTGTTGAAATTGACGGGTTCAAAATCGAAGCCCCCGCCGTTCCGACAGCCCCGCCGCCGGTTGTTCTGGCCCGCACCATTGCGCTGGACCTGAACAGCAACTGGTGGCGCCGCTGGTGGCAAAAGCGCAAAGGATTTGAGGCGTTTGCCAAGGATTATTCTTCGCTGATACAGGCCGAAGTCGCGTCTTTGGTGCAAGAGCTGGAAGGATCGCAGATTTCGGAAGTGTTGGACGAAGTGCAGCGCAGGCTACACGATTTCGTTCAGGAACAGCGTGATACCCTGGTCATTATCTCGGAAAACCGGGGCAAAGAGCCGCTACTTCTGGTGAACAAGACAAGCGACAAATCAGTCCAGATCGCATTGGAAGATGCGCTTGCAGCAATCGAGAAATTCGCAGCGTAA
- a CDS encoding dynamin family protein, translating into MGLLHQLGSLSDGALKERLGPVEKRLMENQARVAVIGQVKAGKSSLINCLIRKPEFLPSDINPWTSIVTQLHFAHPSGQTSGAIFRFFDEEQWYQLATRGGRLGELTDGLLEDYKSEQLFDQVDAMRERAKMRLSDKFEALLGQSHKFNTINSEIMSRYVCAGDCPDTPVKKSVAGRFSDITRAAEVFFEQDPFGCPMCIMDTPGINDPLLIREEITQQSLETADYFVVVLSAHQSLTNVDLRLIRLLKALNQDQIVVFVNRVDEVTASADELEKLRKRVVGQLRRELNGKEVPVILGSAAWADYALTENDEYLDPDVLQDFVQVCGLEEQVEKSTPADLVNAEMRASAYVASGLPKLEEALSDMIYHKAAATDLIEAVTDLENLSRQTIEQTRVRIDNLIREDANAAPILTREEKDQLVILARAQIKSVFKSLKVSAAEGWEELQADLAFTINGYSDNYYETILAEIADLKRGETYQCDLDPLRETLREHYTLAFEAIRNSLVDEIVILNQSLGAEFCEEIRDHMKAVRANTWFLGTLLPKTDALYRTVSLDLTASWLNGLLGFPRGKIRQAVDTASKQFRDICSEMVGKGRSDIETAIERLMGEYIDDVSQHLDVFSEQGKDGKVHTNQENRTRKRTMQQSSNDLETAEMLVETLVEIRSMLEASGGAK; encoded by the coding sequence TTGGGACTGCTACATCAATTGGGCAGCCTGTCTGATGGTGCGTTAAAGGAACGTCTTGGGCCGGTTGAAAAACGGCTTATGGAAAATCAGGCCCGGGTTGCGGTCATTGGCCAGGTGAAGGCCGGAAAATCCAGCCTGATAAACTGCTTGATCAGAAAACCGGAATTCCTGCCATCGGACATCAATCCGTGGACGTCGATTGTAACGCAGCTCCACTTTGCGCACCCTTCAGGGCAAACCAGTGGTGCAATATTCCGCTTTTTCGACGAAGAACAATGGTACCAGCTGGCCACACGCGGCGGGCGTCTGGGTGAACTGACCGACGGGTTGCTGGAAGATTACAAAAGCGAGCAGTTGTTTGATCAGGTCGATGCCATGCGCGAGCGGGCAAAGATGCGGCTGAGTGATAAATTTGAAGCGCTGCTGGGGCAGTCGCACAAGTTTAACACAATAAACAGTGAAATCATGTCGCGGTATGTCTGTGCAGGTGACTGCCCGGATACACCCGTTAAAAAATCAGTCGCTGGTCGTTTCAGCGATATCACGCGCGCTGCCGAGGTGTTTTTCGAGCAAGACCCGTTTGGGTGCCCGATGTGCATTATGGACACACCGGGTATCAATGACCCGCTATTGATCCGCGAAGAGATTACCCAGCAGAGCCTGGAAACAGCAGATTACTTTGTGGTTGTCCTGTCTGCGCATCAATCCCTGACAAATGTTGATCTGCGGCTGATCCGCTTGCTTAAGGCGCTAAATCAGGACCAGATTGTCGTTTTTGTAAATCGGGTTGACGAGGTTACGGCCTCGGCTGACGAGTTGGAAAAATTGCGCAAACGGGTTGTCGGGCAGCTAAGGAGAGAGCTGAACGGCAAAGAAGTGCCGGTGATTCTGGGGAGTGCTGCATGGGCTGACTATGCGCTGACCGAGAATGATGAATACCTTGATCCTGATGTCTTGCAGGATTTCGTTCAGGTTTGCGGTCTGGAGGAGCAGGTCGAAAAGAGCACACCAGCCGATCTGGTAAATGCTGAAATGCGTGCTTCGGCCTATGTGGCTTCCGGTTTGCCAAAACTGGAAGAAGCATTGTCGGACATGATCTATCACAAGGCCGCCGCGACTGATTTGATCGAGGCAGTGACCGATCTTGAAAACCTGTCCCGCCAAACGATCGAGCAAACGCGCGTCCGGATTGATAATCTGATCCGCGAAGACGCCAACGCGGCCCCCATTCTGACCCGTGAAGAAAAAGACCAGTTGGTGATTCTCGCGCGCGCCCAGATCAAATCTGTTTTCAAATCCCTGAAAGTAAGCGCAGCCGAGGGCTGGGAGGAACTGCAGGCCGATCTGGCATTCACGATAAACGGGTATTCGGACAATTATTATGAGACCATCCTTGCCGAGATCGCCGACCTGAAGCGTGGCGAGACATATCAGTGTGACCTTGATCCGTTGCGGGAGACCCTAAGGGAGCATTACACGCTGGCATTTGAAGCAATCCGCAACAGTCTGGTTGACGAGATTGTCATCCTTAACCAGTCATTGGGCGCGGAATTCTGCGAAGAGATACGTGACCATATGAAGGCCGTTCGGGCAAATACATGGTTTCTGGGAACATTGCTGCCGAAAACCGACGCTTTATACAGGACTGTTTCGCTGGATTTGACCGCCAGTTGGCTGAACGGGTTGCTGGGGTTCCCACGGGGCAAAATCCGTCAGGCTGTTGATACCGCCAGCAAGCAGTTCAGGGATATCTGTTCGGAAATGGTGGGCAAAGGACGTTCGGATATCGAAACAGCGATTGAGCGTTTGATGGGGGAATATATTGATGATGTATCCCAACATTTGGATGTGTTTTCCGAGCAGGGCAAAGACGGCAAGGTACACACCAATCAGGAAAACCGCACCCGTAAACGGACAATGCAGCAATCCTCGAATGATCTGGAAACAGCCGAGATGCTGGTGGAAACCCTTGTTGAAATCAGATCAATGCTAGAAGCGTCGGGCGGTGCCAAATGA